The genomic segment GTAAAGGTGGAATAGGTGCTCAGACATTTGAAGAAGTAACTGAGGTAAAACCTGAGGAGATGATATATAGGGAGGAAGCGTATAAAGCTCCTGAAAGAAAGCCTACACCCGTTTCTGAAGAAACTAGGGTTGCTGAAGGATTAGCGGAATCGGATGTAGTGAAAGCAGTATCTCTGCTTAAGAGTTATCCAAGTGATGTGAGAAAGGCAGTAAGAGATCTCATAGAAAACAGAATACTGTCTGAGGCTTTGATAGATGAGTTATTTAGGAAAATTTTAACCAGGCCTTCTGAATCTGATCTGAAAAACTACATAAAGAGTATTGCTCCATTCTATAGGTTTGAGGAGGGAAGAAGGGTAATAATAGCTGCTAAGAAGAGTAAAGCTGAGGAGGCCTTGGAGAAGTTATTAAAGCGATCTGTTGTAGCAGTTCTGGGAGTTGGAGTAATCGCTATTGTAGGTTTCATTGTATTTACTGTTGTTTCTAGAAACATTTATTCGGAAAATCTCTACAATAGAGGTTTGAAGCTTATAGATACAGGTTACTATGACGAAGCTGAAAGCTTGTTTAGGAGAGCAGAGGAAGTAGGTGGTAGAAAAAAAGAGTGGTATACTAAGTATGCAATAAGGTATTTATACAACAATGTTCCTGAAAGAGCTGTAAGAAAGATTGAGGATGGGCTTAAAGTGTGGCCGTATGATTATAGGTTGAGCCTTAACTATGTTGATGCTTTGACAAGGTTGCCTCAGCCTGACTTTGATAGGGCTCTTAGATACTCTGAAGAATTTAGAAGAAGAGAGGAGAATAGTTTTAGGGCTGTTGATCTTAATGCGCAGGTATATACAAAAATGGGAGATTACTACAAGTCAAAGCATTACTACAAAGAGGCAGAATTGCTTTATATGAAATATCTCAAGGGCAAAGACAATAAGCACATCCCTTCCTTGTTTAGATTAGTGTCAATTTACATAAAGTTGGATAAGAAGGATAGGGTTGACGAGATGTATGATTATATAAAGAGGCTTGATGAGAATGCGGTATCTGAACCAGTGGGTATAGAGTTGATAAGATATTATATAGATAAGGGTGACTTGGATAGGGCAAGAAAGGTGGTATTTGAGCTTTCTACAATAAAACCTAAAGATCCAGACTTCTATTACGAGTTTGCGAGATATTTATTTATGAATGAAAACTATCGTGAGTCTGTTAAAAATCTTAAGGTAGCTCTTTCACTTAATCCAAAGCATGCGAAGTCATATGTTCTGATAGGGAATATTGAGTATATGCTAAAAAATAAAGCGAGTGCATTTGAGAACTATAAGAAGGCCATAGAGATAGATCCATCGCAGAAGGAAGCATATTTTAGAATAGGTGATATTCTTTACGAGAGTAAAGACTATAACGGTGCTTTAGGTTACTACCTAGAAGGGATAAAGTTGGGAGAACCGGAGAGTGTGGAGGAACTCTCCTATGTGTACTATAACTTAGCAAAGATATACTACCGTAATGGTATGTTGAATGAATCTCTAAGGTATTTATCTCACTCTTACTTAAGATTTCCGCAAAATCCGTTACTCTCTCACTTTATGGGAAACATATATCTGGAACTGGGTAAACCTGATATGGCTGTCCTACAGTATGACAAATCCATTGAGGGTTATCTCAAAATTATGGAAAAGATCAAAGCAATTGATCCCGGGATTTCAAGACA from the Brevinematia bacterium genome contains:
- a CDS encoding tetratricopeptide repeat protein, with the translated sequence MNIEKIFSFLGKENTASPEKILSTIEESKSEDYGESEKVNEFLEEEEAFRTLSMPRGEEESSKAGEEVEELLSIFDLPLPTYEAIRSLTIPDVMKETKQQPVAEEEAGREMFGLLEESVSFQPKVEEKVVGEEGGIEDLIREFKVEGVEEKAEEVSAKDLEGLLGVKEEEQQAFDIWKRLEGEEVVEEEKRQFEFGREEQAFDVWKGLEGEKALGEAEEQFGFGGIGEEEGISEKAEEIVKGIEQAEEVEFKHPLEEFYEEQVFEELESEAMGKGGIGAQTFEEVTEVKPEEMIYREEAYKAPERKPTPVSEETRVAEGLAESDVVKAVSLLKSYPSDVRKAVRDLIENRILSEALIDELFRKILTRPSESDLKNYIKSIAPFYRFEEGRRVIIAAKKSKAEEALEKLLKRSVVAVLGVGVIAIVGFIVFTVVSRNIYSENLYNRGLKLIDTGYYDEAESLFRRAEEVGGRKKEWYTKYAIRYLYNNVPERAVRKIEDGLKVWPYDYRLSLNYVDALTRLPQPDFDRALRYSEEFRRREENSFRAVDLNAQVYTKMGDYYKSKHYYKEAELLYMKYLKGKDNKHIPSLFRLVSIYIKLDKKDRVDEMYDYIKRLDENAVSEPVGIELIRYYIDKGDLDRARKVVFELSTIKPKDPDFYYEFARYLFMNENYRESVKNLKVALSLNPKHAKSYVLIGNIEYMLKNKASAFENYKKAIEIDPSQKEAYFRIGDILYESKDYNGALGYYLEGIKLGEPESVEELSYVYYNLAKIYYRNGMLNESLRYLSHSYLRFPQNPLLSHFMGNIYLELGKPDMAVLQYDKSIEGYLKIMEKIKAIDPGISRHRELVSFLIRSYNNQGVAYILLRGEANVKNAMLSWWEAKNYAEKINSVYPNAEYNLKLVLHPTMIKYRNFAVDREIPDSIPKYVYTYLRD